A DNA window from Vigna angularis cultivar LongXiaoDou No.4 chromosome 1, ASM1680809v1, whole genome shotgun sequence contains the following coding sequences:
- the LOC108332066 gene encoding uncharacterized protein LOC108332066: protein MSDHLVLFVDRLVRPVPVVEPLAQHPVQPAPEPSTPVDEAAAGPSGSASAAEDDSFDENALLLPLAECRICQEEDSVNNLETPCSCSGSLKYAHRKCVQHWCNEKGDIICEICHKSYEPGYTAPPPRLQPEETTIDIGGGWTISGMPLDLRDPRLLAIAEAERQFLEAEYDGYAASNANGAAFCRSVALILMALLLLRHALSVTDADAEDDPSTFFSLFLLRAAGFLLPCYIMAWAISILQRRRQRQEAAALAATQVAFVLQSEQRRGLQFAIAQAPTMNTHQ, encoded by the exons aTGAGCGATCATCTGGTGCTGTTCGTGGACCGCCTGGTGCGGCCCGTGCCAGTGGTGGAGCCGCTGGCCCAGCACCCGGTCCAGCCCGCTCCCGAGCCCTCAACCCCCGTGGATGAAGCTGCGGCGGGACCCTCCGGCTCCGCTTCGGCGGCCGAGGACGACAGCTTCGACGAGAACGCGCTGCTGTTGCCCTTGGCGGAGTGTCGCATTTGCCAAGAGGAGGATAGCGTCAACAATTTAGAAACTCCTTGCTCCTGCAGCGGTAGTCTTAAG TATGCTCATAGAAAGTGCGTCCAGCATTGGTGTAATGAGAAAGGTGATATAATTTGTGAGATTTGTCACAAG TCGTATGAACCTGGTTATACTGCCCCGCCACCTCGTCTTCAACCTGAAGAAACTACCATTGATATAGG TGGAGGCTGGACAATCTCTGGCATGCCATTGGATTTGCGTGACCCCCGACTCTTGGCAATTGCCGAGGCAGAACGTCAATTCTTGGAAGCTGAATATGATGGATATGCTGCTTCAAACGCCAATGGAGCTGCATTTTGTCGTTCAGTTGCTCTAATT TTAATGGCCCTTTTACTTTTGAGGCATGCACTTTCTGTCACGGATGCTGATGCTGAAGATGATCCATCTACTTTTTTCTCT CTTTTCTTGCTTCGAGCTGCTGGTTTTCTTTTACCTTGCTATATCATGGCCTGGGCAATCAGTATTTTGCAACGCAGGCGACAAAGACAA GAGGCTGCAGCACTAGCAGCAACCCAAGTTGCTTTTGTTCTACAATCTGAACAACGTAGGGGTCTGCAGTTTGCCATAGCACAAGCACCAACAATGAACACACACCAGTAA